In a single window of the Chelonia mydas isolate rCheMyd1 chromosome 8, rCheMyd1.pri.v2, whole genome shotgun sequence genome:
- the PRPF38A gene encoding pre-mRNA-splicing factor 38A has protein sequence MANRTVKDAHSIHGTNPQYLVEKIIRTRIYESKYWKEECFGLTAELVVDKAMELRYVGGVYGGNIKPTPFLCLTLKMLQIQPEKDIIVEFIKNEDFKYVRMLGALYMRLTGTAIDCYKYLEPLYNDYRKIKSQNRNGEFELMHVDEFIDELLHSERVCDIILPRLQKRYVLEEAEQLETRVSALEEDMDDVESSEEEEEEDEKLERAPSPDHRRRGYRDLDKPRRSPALRYRRSRSRSPRRRSRSPKRRSPSPRRERHRSKSPRRHRSRSRERRHRSRSKSPGHHRSHRHRSHSKSPERSKKSHKKSRRGNE, from the exons ATGGCGAACCGGACGGTGAAGGACGCGCACAGCATCCACGGCACCAACCCGCAGTACCTGGTGGAGAAGATCATCCGCACCCGCATCTATGAGTCCAAGTACTGGAAGGAGGAGTGTTTCGGCCTCACGG CTGAGCTGGTGGTGGATAAAGCCATGGAACTGAGATATGTTGGTGGCGTTTATGGTGGAAACATCAAGCCTACACCATTCCTCTGCTTGACCCTGAAAATGCTGCAGATCCAGCCTGAAAAGGACATCATTGTTGAGTTTATAAAGAACGAGGATTTCAA ATATGTCAGAATGCTTGGTGCATTGTATATGAGATTGACGGGCACTGCCATTGACTGCTACAAGTACCTTGAACCACTGTACAATGACTACcgaaaaataaaaagtcaaaacagAAATGGGG aATTTGAGCTGATGCATGTGGATGAGTTTATTGATGAACTCCTTCACAGTGAACGTGTGTGTGATATCATTTTGCCTCGACTGCAG AAACGTTATGTTCTGGAAGAAGCGGAACAACTGGAGACTCGGGTTAGTGCTTTAGAAGAAGATATGGATGATGTAGAgtccagtgaggaggaggaggaggaagatgagaaG ctgGAGAGGGCACCTTCCCCTGATCATCGCAGAAGAGGCTACAGAGACCTAGATAAACCCCGCAGATCTCCAGCTCTGCGATACAGGAGGAGTCGAAGCAGGTCTCCAAGAAG GCGAAGCAGATCTCCAAAGAGGAGAAG CCCCTCCCCACGTCGGGAGAGACATCGCAGCAAAAGCCCAAGGCGACACCGGAGCAGGTCCAGGGAGAGGCGCCACAGATCAAGATCTAAATCTCCAG GGCATCATCGTAGCCACCGACACAGAAGCCATTCTAAGTCACCTGAAAG ATCTAAGAAAAGCCATAAGAAGAGTCGGCGAGGGAATGAATAA